One part of the Vibrio palustris genome encodes these proteins:
- a CDS encoding LysR substrate-binding domain-containing protein, producing the protein MTRHVSLKQLRVFTSIIQYKTITAAAEHLFLSKAAVSMALSELEKHLGHALFDRVNNRLILNQEGRRLLPYADELLSRMSDLDQAFSDDHSLFGQLHIGASDTIGNQVAPFLLSQFRQQYQHRSQTLFISNSALICQKLVDYELDIGLIEGKTHHPQLISQPFSQDEMCIICAPTHPLPSQRSIQLVDLEHSEWILREAGSGTREFFLRTVAPRIEHWHETFELNTTEAIINSVAAGLGFACLSRLAAESAIDSGRVKMVELPLDMKRRFWLLVHKEKYQSPLLQRFMEYCYQWESDASR; encoded by the coding sequence ATGACACGTCACGTTTCCTTAAAGCAATTGCGAGTCTTCACCAGCATTATTCAATATAAAACCATTACTGCCGCTGCCGAGCATTTGTTCTTATCAAAAGCAGCGGTAAGCATGGCGTTATCTGAATTAGAAAAACATTTAGGACACGCATTATTTGATCGTGTGAATAACCGTCTTATTCTTAATCAAGAAGGTCGACGTTTATTACCCTATGCAGATGAACTACTGAGCCGTATGAGTGATCTTGACCAAGCATTTAGTGACGATCATTCACTATTTGGACAACTGCATATCGGTGCCAGTGATACGATTGGTAATCAAGTCGCCCCCTTTTTACTCAGCCAATTTCGTCAACAATACCAGCACCGTTCACAGACTCTGTTCATTTCCAACAGTGCACTCATTTGTCAAAAACTGGTCGACTATGAGCTAGATATTGGCCTGATCGAAGGTAAAACCCATCATCCACAACTGATTTCTCAACCCTTTAGCCAAGATGAAATGTGCATCATTTGCGCCCCGACTCACCCACTCCCCTCACAACGCAGCATACAGTTGGTTGATTTAGAGCATAGTGAATGGATTTTACGAGAAGCAGGCTCTGGAACACGGGAGTTTTTCCTACGAACTGTTGCACCTAGAATCGAGCATTGGCATGAAACATTTGAATTAAACACCACTGAGGCGATCATTAATAGTGTGGCGGCGGGCTTAGGCTTTGCCTGTCTATCACGTTTAGCCGCTGAATCGGCGATCGACAGTGGGCGCGTTAAGATGGTCGAATTACCTTTAGATATGAAACGACGTTTTTGGCTACTTGTTCACAAAGAAAAATACCAAAGTCCTTTACTCCAACGCTTTATGGAATACTGTTATCAGTGGGAGAGTGACGCATCTCGCTAA